GGCCAGTACCCATAGCTTTCGATTTACCGGCCATGCTGAAGATCAAAGGTACTACGCAGGACACACCAAGACCGATGAGCATAAATCCGAAACCTGCAGTAAGAGGGAATGGAAACAGTGCGGCCATAGAAAGACCAGAAAAGATCATAATGCCGCTATATTTCAGCATCGATCTTACGCCGAAGCGACCAACGAGCCTGTCGCCTGTAAATCTTCCCGCAGCCATAGCTACCATATATACTACATACCCAAGGGTTACCACGTCTTTAGAAGCGTGTACCACCTTCTGAAAATAAATCCCACTCCAGTCGTACATAGTGCCCTCACAAGCCATTGAAACAAAGGATATCAGTCCAAATTTCAATAGTGATTTATCGGGGAGGATAAAACTGGCTTTTCCTCCGCTCTGCGATGGCGGCTGAGGAAGCGTGCCGGGAAATGCAAAGAAACTAAGTATTACGAGCAGTATTCCCGAAATAAGTAAATGGTAGGAGGGTGGGACGTCTGTGGAGACCATAAAGGATCCCACGGCTGCTCCTGCAAAGCCAGCAATGCTCCAGATGCCGTGGAAAGTGGTGATGATTGAACGGTTATATAAAGCCTGTACCCCGATTGACTGGGCATTCATGGAAATGTTTAAAAAGTTGCGGGAAGAGCCGAACAGGAAAAGCACCACTACAAGCTGCCAGGTAGATGTTGCAAAGCCTATCAGGCTCAGCATAAAGTTAAACAGCACAGCTCCGGTCAACATGATCAACCGGCTGCTGAATCGTTGCAGCAGAAAGCCTGTAACTGGTAGTGTAAGCATCAGTCCAAGCGGAAGGGCAAATAGTACAGATCCAAGCTCCGCGTCGCTCAAATCAAGCTTTTGTTGTATGGCAGGGATCCTCGAAGCCCAGGTTGAGAATCCGAAACCGGAGACAAAGAAAAATAATGTGATGGCAACGCGTGCCTTTGTGGGAGAATTCATCTTAAGCTGTCAGCTTCCGGCTTATGGCAGTCAGCCTTCTATTTGCCGTTTTGTTGAAATTTCTGCGAAAGTATGAAAAATGTAGAGTAATCAGCAAATCCTTATCTTTAGAGCATGAATCATTCAGTAATTAGCCGCTATCAGGAGATGATCGGCTTGTCGGACAATGAAATCACGAGATACAGTCGTTTAGCCAACAGATACTCTCTGCTTCGTTTGTTTGCTCTCGTTCTGGGTGGTGTGATTATCTGGCAAACATTTGAATACGAGAAAATCTGGCTTACAGAGCTGGCGTTTTTCCTGTTGATCGTTGTCTTTGCATGGCTGGTGAGCCGGCAAAGCCGATATGATAAAAAGAAGCAATTTTATATATCGTTAAAGAAAGTGAACGAGAATGAAATCAGCAGCATCAATACCCAGGAGAATATATATCCCGATGGCTCGCTGTTTGCTGAAGAACAACATCCTTATTCATCCGATCTGGATATTTTCGGCAAAGCATCGCTGTTTAAGCTGCTGAATCGCTCTGCCACTTTCCCGGGTAATCAAAAGCTCGCCGGCTGGCTGCTGCAACCTGCAGGAAATGCAGAAATAAGAGAAAGACAGGCTGCCGCAAAAGAGCTATCATCGAAACTGGACTGGAAAATGAAGTTTCAGTCGGTATTGCTGTTTGCAAATAACAACACGGGAAATAGCGATGTACAGGGGCTGATTAAATATCTTGAACTTATTCACGACAAAAGAAAAAGCTGGATCAAGGTGTACATAAAGGCGGTACCCTGGGTGTTTCTGACTGCAACGGTCCTGGCTTATTTTTATCCCCCCCTGCTCTTATTTCTTTTTATTCCGGGACTCATAAATATTGCGCTTGTTTTAAGCAGGCAGCCAGACGTAAACAGAGTTGAAAGGACCATTGGAAAGGCTGGAAACACTTTGGCATTCTATTCAGATGCATTTAAGATGCTGGAAGAAGAGCAGTGGTCTTCGCCCCTATGTCAGAAGCTTCAGGATGAGCTGAAAAGCTCAGATAACAAGAGGCTATCTGAGCAGGTAAAAGGCCTTTCGGTACTGCTTAACCGTTTGGAATACAGGTTGAATGTATTTATAGGGCCGGTGCTCAATGTGACGATGGCATGGGACGTCAGGCAACTGCTTGCAATTGAAACGTGGAAATCAGAAAACAGGTTATTGGTTGCAAAGGCCTTTGATGTACTGGCTACGGTGGAGTCGCTGATAAGCATCGCCGGGATTCATATAAATTATCCGGAATGGTGCTTCCCCGAATTAGTGGACCATGACCATTATACCCTCTGTGTTAAATCGGCCGGTCATCCCCTTATTCCTGTTGATAAACGTATTGAGAACGACTTCTATCTGGAGAATAACCATAATATTGATATCATTACAGGTTCTAATATGGCGGGTAAAAGCACCTTCCTCCGCACTCTGGGCATCAATGCTGTGCTTGCGTTCTGCGGAGCCCCCGTTTGCGCCGTGGAAATGAGGATTACAAACATGAAGATCTTTACCTATATGCGGATTAAAGACTCTCTTAATGAAAGCATATCGACTTTTAAAGCAGAACTAAACCGATTACAACAATTGCTGGATGCACTTCGTACAGGCGATAAAGTATATTTTCTGATTGATGAGATGCTCAGGGGAACAAACTCTGCAGATAAGTACCGGGGATCTAAAGCTATCATTGAAAAGCTTATAGGTCAAAAAGCCGTAGGAATTGTAGCAACTCACGACTTGCAGATCGCGGAGCTGGAAGAGAAATATCCTGAATATATCAGGAATTTTTATTTTGATATACAAGTACAGGGTAGTGAGATGCATTTCGATTACAAGCTGAAACACGGAGCCTGTAAAACGTTTAATGCATCGTTGTTATTGAGGCAATTAGGAATTGAAATCCCAGGAGACCACTGAATTAATTGAGTGGTCTGTTAAAGGTAAATCGACTTATTGGCTTTCTGTAAAAGCGAAGACTATTAGTCCATTTAGCCTGGAACTTACGATGTATACATATAACTTAACACTAATCCTGAAGTCGGTATCCTCTTAGAAATTCTTCAGCGGTCATTTTCTTTTTGCCTTCCAGCTGAAGTTCCTTTATGTCAATAAACCCGTCGCGACAGGCAAAGCGTAAAAAGGATTTTCCATCGCTTTCATGCTGTCCGGGGACAATTCCAGGTTTCTCAGCTAATAATGAAGATTTGTAAATCTTTAAAGTTTTATCGTTCAAAAGGGTGTAAGCAGCAGGGTAGGGGCTCAATCCTCTGATATGATTGTAAATCTTTACGGCTGGTTGATCCCAGTTTATCAGGCAGTCTTCTTTAAAGATCTTAGGTGCATGCTTTACATCTGCTGTCCCGCTTCCTTTAAGCAGCTCTCTCTGGGGCGTTTCCTTATAGTCGCCTTTTTCAATAGCTTTTACAGTTTTAACCAGTAGTCCGGCGCCTGTATGCATTAACTTATCATGTACTTCTCCGGCGGTTTCATTTTCACCAATATCCACCGCTTCAGAGAACAGGATATCCCCTGTGTCAATCTCGTGCTGAAGAAAAAATGTAGTTACCCCGGTTTGTTTTTCGCCATTAATTACCGCCCAGTTGATGGGCGCTGCGCCCCTGTAATCGGGCAGCAGAGAGGCGTGCAGGTTAATAGTACCTTTTGGCGGCATGTTCCAGACTATCTCAGGCAACATACGAAAAGCAACTACCACCTGAAGATCTGCGTTAAAAGATCTTAATTGCTCTATAAACCCAGGGTCTTTGAGCTTTTCAGGCTGTAAGACACTGATATTGTTTGCCGCTGCATATTTCTTTACTGCAGATTCGCTCAGTTTCTGTCCTCTGCCGGCGGGCTTGTCGGGGGCTGTAACTACAGCCACTACATTAAATCCTGCGCCAAGCAGTGCATCCAGCGACGCAACAGCAAATTCAGGCGTTCCCATGAAAATAATTCTCATCCTCGTTCCTTTGATTGTTAGCCGTCAGCAAAGTTCTTAAAAAAGTTCATTCAGTTAGAAATATCTTTATGTAAAGAGGGATATTTAAATAAAGAGCCCTTCAGCTGATAAAACAAAAGGTAGAATTTGCATATTTGCTAAAAGTACAAAATCTGCAGAGTTGAATCTTTCAGCCTTTATAGCAAAAAGAATAACGTTAAAATCACAACGGACATTTTCGAAACTGAGTGTAAGAATTGCTATTGCCGGTATCATGCTTAGCCTGGCTGTGATGATACTGTCTGTAGCCGTAATGAGGGGTTTTAAATCTGAAATAAGAGAGAAGGCGCGTGGCTTTTCGGGGGATATCATCGTAATGAAGTATGATCTTAATGCTTCTTACGAGAATTCACCTTTTTCCGTTGGCGCAGATACCATCGCAAAACTTGCCAGGCTCCCCGGCATTACCTACGCTCAGCCTTATGCGTTGAAGCCTGGAATTATTAACGCCAATAATGAGATTGAGGGCGTTGTATTAAAGGGCGTTGATAAAAACTATCATTGGGACTACTTTAAAAGAATTATGGTCGCCGGGAAAGTGATCGATTTTACAGATAGTCTTAAAGCCCGTACCCAGGTTATTATTTCAAAGTATATCGCCGACCGCCTGCATTTGAAAACCGGCGACGACTTTCTGATGTATTTTGTTCAGGAGCCTTTAAGGAAACGAAAATTCGTTATATCCGGTATTTATGATCTCGGCGTGGAAGAGGTGGATAAGACATATGTACTGGGGGACCTATCTCTGATTAGAAGACTAAATAACTGGAAAGATAATGAAGTTGGAGGATACGAATTACGCGTAGATGATTTCAGCAAGCTTGATGAAACGGCAACAAATGTTTACTACGAGCTGCCTGTTAAACTAAAATCCTGGTCGGTAAAGGAATATTATCCCGCCATTTTTCAGTGGCTGTCGCTGCTCGACGTCAATACCCAGGTGATATTGGTTCTGATGCTTGCTGTTGCTATCATTAACATGGTTTCAGCCCTTCTAATCATTATTCTGGAACGTACGAGCATGATCGGAATATTGAAAGCCCTTGGCAGTACGAACTGGATGATTCAGAAAATATTTTTAACAAACGCCTTCTACCTGATTGGCTTTGGAATGGTGTTAGGAAATGTACTCGGCATAGGACTGGGTCTTTTTCAGACGCATACTCACTTCTTTCAATTAGATCAGGCCTCTTATTATGTCTCCTTTGTTCCTGTCGAACTCAATATTACGGATATACTTCTGCTCAACGCTGGTACTCTCGTAATCTGTTTGATTATTCTTATTATTCCTTCCACTATGGTAACAAAGATTGCTCCGGTTAAGGCAATAGGGTTTAAGTGAGTTATAAGTAGTAAGTTTTAAGTTATACGTAATAAGTGGTAAACATCAGGTCTTTTTTACCTTTAACATACCTTAAAACTTATTACTTACTACTTGAAACTTACTACTTACAAGGTATCACTAATTTAACCTGAAGGCTGTTTTAGTACGGATATCCGAGGACGAAGCGCCGATGATGGCTTCAAAGTCTCCTGGTTCGGCTACCCATTCGTGTTTTGCAGCATCAAAGAAACTTAGCGCAGACTTGTCTATCGTGAAAGACACTGTTTTTTGCTCGCCTGGTTTGAGAGATACTTTTTCGAATCCTTTTAGTTCTTTTACCGGACGGGCAACACTTGCTTTAACATCGTTGATATAAAGCTGAACTATTTCTTCGCCTGCTCTTGATCCGGTATTTTTTACATCAACCGTGAATGTGATTTTATCAGAAGGAGAGATAACGCTCTTGTCGGCTTTTACCTTGCCATACTGGAACGTTGTATAGCTCAAACCATGTCCGAATGCAAATAATGGCTTTATCTTTTTCGCTTCAGCCCAGCGGTACCCAACGAAAATGCCCTCTTTATAAGTAATTTCCTTGTTGCCAGGGAACTCACCTGCATTATGGGCTCCGTTGTCGGTTAGCTTCACAGGAAATGTAAATGGCAGTTTTCCGGAAGGGTTTACATCGCCGGTCAGCACCGACGCTATCGCATTCCCGGTTTCAGATCCGAGGAACCAGCCCTGAAGGATAGCAGGAACTTTGTCAACCCATGGCATGGCCACAGCGTTCCCCGATATGTTGATTACTACCAGGTTCTTGTTCGCCTTTGCCAGTTCACTGATCACGCCATCCTGATTGTAAGGTAATTCCAACTGCTTGCGGTCATTTCCTTCAGAATCCTGGTGATCGCTTTTGTTGAGGCCACCGAAGAACAACACAAGATCAGCGTTTTTAGCTGCTGCAATCGCTTCAGCTAGAATTTCAGAGGCCGGACGTTTATCTGCCAGATTTTGTCCGGTAGCTACCCCGTTATAGTTGCCGGTTGTATCCCCAACATAGCCCCTGGCGTAGGTGACTTCAGCATGGCTACCTATTCTGTTCTTTAACCCTTCCAGCGGTGAAATCTCGTACCTGGCTTTCAACGAAGAACTTCCTCCTCCTACAGTCATCATCTTAATGGCGTTTTCACCAATAACCGCAATCTTTTTCACCTTACTGAAGTTGATGGGGAGCAGATTTCCTTTGTTCTTCAGCAGAACGATCCCTTCGCTAGCGATGCGGCGTGCGGCAAGCGCATGCTCTTCAGTCGCAAAAGATCCGTGAGGGCGGTTTTTATTCATCGTTGTCAGAAATGACAAACGAAGAACACGGCGCACCTTGTCGTCCAGTTCTTTTGTGCCTACCTGGCCCGACTGGATCAGCTTCAGGTAAGGGTCGGCCATGTAATAATTGTCATAAGCACTGCTTTTTCCTTGAGACAGCCCGTTTGTCCATGAACCGAATTCCAGGTCGAGCCCGTTGGTTATCGCCTGCCTTGTATCATGAACGCCACCCCAGTCGGATACTACCACGCCTTTAAATCCCCATTCTTTCTTCAGAATGTCGTTCAGCAGGTACTGATTGGTACAGCAATGCTGCCCTTTATACAAATTGTAAGATCCCATAATTGCCCAGGCGTCGCCTTCCTGCACAGCAGCCTTAAACGCGGGCAGATAAATTTCATAAAGGGTGCGGTCATCTACGTTTACATTATATCCATGCCGGTTTGTTTCCTGGTTGTTCAGCGCATAATGCTTCACACAGGCTGCCACTCCGTTTTGCTGTACTCCTTTAACATAAGGCACTACCATTTTTGCTGCCAGGAAAGGATCTTCTCCCATATATTCAAAATTACGGCCATTAAGAGGCGTGCGGTAAATGTTGACACCGGGGCCCAGCAGAATATTCTTGTTGCGGTATCTGGCTTCGGCACCTATGGATGTTCCATACAGGGCCGCCATGTCCTTACTCCAGGTTGCTGCCAGGCAGGTAAGTGCCGGAAACGCTGTACATGAGTCGTTGGTCCAGCCCGCCTGCGACCATTCATCCCACAGTACTTCCGGACGGATTCCGTGGGGGCCATCCGTTGTCCAGTTTTCTGGTATTCCTAATCGGGGTACTCCGGGGGAGCTGAATTTCGATTGAGCGTGGATGATAGCGATCTTTTCCTTGAGTGTCATTTTACTCAATGCATCTTCAACACGGGCCTCGATCGGTTTGGCGTCATCAAGATAAACAGGCAGCTCATTCTGTGCTTCGGCCTGCTTGAAACTTAGTGTTAGTGTTACGACAAGGATGCTGCAGATGGTGCAGACCCTGGCGTACATTCTTTTCATAATTGAACAGTACATGATTATAGATTTACAGATTTGGTCGGCTAAAAAACTGGCCGGTTAAACTTCAGCATGTAAAGTTAACAGCAGATGAATACTATGAAAGATGAGGTTCAAAAAAAGTAGTGTCTTTTTGTTTTATATTGTTGTCTTACAGTTGTTTATTGCTCTGGTTTTCCTCAAAAAAAGTAGTGGTTGTAGTGCCGGAATTTGCCGGAGGTAAGGTGCCGCCGATGGTCATAACCAGTTTTTCAAAGTCTTCCCGGGCTACCCGCGCTTTATTACGGGCTTTCGTTCTGTAATTGTAAATGGTGCTCAGGGAATAACGAAGAAACGCCGCTATTTTAACGCTGTCGGTAATGCCGAGCCTGACAAGGGCGAAAACGCGAAGCTCGGTATTAAGCAATTCGCCATGTTTCAGCGTTACCTGCTCATTGGGAAGCAGCAGCTCATTGAATTCATGGATAAATTGAGGGTAGAGGTTTAAGAATATGTTGTCAAATACTTTGTAGAGCTCCTCAATTTCATTCTCCACTACAGCATTTGATCGCAGCATTTTAAAAAGAGCGTCGATCCGTTTTTCAGTTGCTACCTTATTCAGGTTTTTCCGGTAGTCTTCAAGCTTATTGATGTAGGTAGAGCAAAGGTCGAAAAACTGCGCAATATATACTTCTTTCACGTGGTTCGATTCGAATAGTTGGGCGTTTACCTCGCTCAGATGAAAATTAGTTTTGCTCAGCTGCTGGTTGAGTCCGGCCAGTTGCTGACCGGTGATGTGTAACTCTTCTTTTATTCTTGATACCTTCTTCATCTGAAGATAGACGTATATAATTGCAGCAGTGAGGATAACCGAGAGTATGCTGATTAGCAGAAGGTAGAGCTGAAGCTGGTTCTTTTGTTTTGCCTCCTTTTCGAGATATGCCGTATTAATGATAGAATACAGTTCTGACATTCGTAATGTGCGGAACTTCACATCACAAAATATAGCATCGTCAATGGCCGACCGTGTATAGGTGTAGGCCCGGTCAATTTCACCATCGTAATAAAACACAATAGCAAGATTTTGCAGGGAAGCGTGGTCTTTAATAGCGTTTTTGATATCGGTGATGGCAGACAGCGCATAATAGTGAATAGCCTGGTCCATTCTTCCCTGTGAATGATATACGGTTGCCAGAAGATAGGTCCCCATGGCATAATCTGCATAGTTTCTTTTCGCTTCTCCCAGCAGTTTTAAGAGATGGCTCTGAGCCTCTTTTAGCTTACCGTCATAGATATATTTTTGTGCTCTGTTTAGCTTGAACTTTACAGAACTTGGGTTCAGTTCGTTTAATAGGGAATCACGGTATTTACTTATCTGAGCAACATAGGCCTTATTATAAGTATTGGTGGTGTAGTGCTCCAGGAAGAGGATCTGTGATTCGTAATACCTTATCCAAAGCGGCTTTGAAAGAGATTCCCTTTTAACACTTTTCAGGATGTTCTGCGATTCGAGGAACTTGCCAGTGGAAGAATATAAATTTGACAACTGGAGGAGGCTGGCCGTGATCAGGTCGTCTCTTTTCAGGGAACGTGCAATCTGAAGACACCGGTCGGCATACGAAATTGCAATAGTGATTTTATACTTCTGATATTCCCCGCATAAGCGCTTGTTGATATTGTATTGCCCCAGGGGCGACCGGTTGCCTGACAGAACTTCTTTGAGCCTGGCGATCCTCTTCTCTTTTTTTTGAGAATATGTTTCTTTATTCCGGATAGCCGCGTTCAGCTCTGTGATAACTGCCTGCGTATCTTCAGCAAAAGTTATTTTGCCCGAAAAAAGTAAGAGAATAAGCAGGAATCTGACGGTCTTCACTATTCATCATTCAGGTGGAAGGCAAAGATAGTAATTTACAGATAAGCCGGCAGTACAGCACGATGATTGCTGTAAGCTGCCGGCTTAATGGAACATAGTTCTGGTTAATCTACTCTTCTGAAGTCAATATCCGATATTGTGATGCCACCGGTTCCCAGGTTCCCACCACCGCCTCTGATCACGATATAGACTTTGCCGCTTGTGTTAAACTTCACAATGTTACCGCTTCCGGAGCATTTAATGGTCGACAGCAGCCCGTTAAAAGGTGTATTGCCGCAGCCCGACCATGTGTTTAGTCCCATCCGGTTTCCTCCGTCGCCGTAGTCAGAACCCTGTGAAGGAACTGCCGTACCTACATATACTTCAAGCCAGGTATCGGAGGCGCCGTTGCCCGCTACTTTCATATCGATTTTATAGTTCTTGTTCGCTTTTACCTGTATGGGCTGGAAGACGCCTTCATGTCCCCAGTTTCCTCCTTCGGCAAGGATACTGCCGTTGGGGTTGACCGTGAAGGTGACTCCGGCTGATATCCGCAAAACCTGCCAGGCCGAATGAACCAGCAGATTAGTGGGAGGAACAACCTCATCCAGTAAAGAATCTACATCGAAATAAACCACTGCTTTCTCCTTTGTTGGGTCAACAGAAAAT
The window above is part of the Arcticibacter tournemirensis genome. Proteins encoded here:
- a CDS encoding MFS transporter translates to MNSPTKARVAITLFFFVSGFGFSTWASRIPAIQQKLDLSDAELGSVLFALPLGLMLTLPVTGFLLQRFSSRLIMLTGAVLFNFMLSLIGFATSTWQLVVVLFLFGSSRNFLNISMNAQSIGVQALYNRSIITTFHGIWSIAGFAGAAVGSFMVSTDVPPSYHLLISGILLVILSFFAFPGTLPQPPSQSGGKASFILPDKSLLKFGLISFVSMACEGTMYDWSGIYFQKVVHASKDVVTLGYVVYMVAMAAGRFTGDRLVGRFGVRSMLKYSGIMIFSGLSMAALFPFPLTAGFGFMLIGLGVSCVVPLIFSMAGKSKAMGTGPAVAAISTVGYFGFLLVPPLIGYISHTAGLRWAFALMALLGCSISFMITRIRQEE
- a CDS encoding MutS-related protein, with translation MNHSVISRYQEMIGLSDNEITRYSRLANRYSLLRLFALVLGGVIIWQTFEYEKIWLTELAFFLLIVVFAWLVSRQSRYDKKKQFYISLKKVNENEISSINTQENIYPDGSLFAEEQHPYSSDLDIFGKASLFKLLNRSATFPGNQKLAGWLLQPAGNAEIRERQAAAKELSSKLDWKMKFQSVLLFANNNTGNSDVQGLIKYLELIHDKRKSWIKVYIKAVPWVFLTATVLAYFYPPLLLFLFIPGLINIALVLSRQPDVNRVERTIGKAGNTLAFYSDAFKMLEEEQWSSPLCQKLQDELKSSDNKRLSEQVKGLSVLLNRLEYRLNVFIGPVLNVTMAWDVRQLLAIETWKSENRLLVAKAFDVLATVESLISIAGIHINYPEWCFPELVDHDHYTLCVKSAGHPLIPVDKRIENDFYLENNHNIDIITGSNMAGKSTFLRTLGINAVLAFCGAPVCAVEMRITNMKIFTYMRIKDSLNESISTFKAELNRLQQLLDALRTGDKVYFLIDEMLRGTNSADKYRGSKAIIEKLIGQKAVGIVATHDLQIAELEEKYPEYIRNFYFDIQVQGSEMHFDYKLKHGACKTFNASLLLRQLGIEIPGDH
- the fmt gene encoding methionyl-tRNA formyltransferase, producing the protein MRIIFMGTPEFAVASLDALLGAGFNVVAVVTAPDKPAGRGQKLSESAVKKYAAANNISVLQPEKLKDPGFIEQLRSFNADLQVVVAFRMLPEIVWNMPPKGTINLHASLLPDYRGAAPINWAVINGEKQTGVTTFFLQHEIDTGDILFSEAVDIGENETAGEVHDKLMHTGAGLLVKTVKAIEKGDYKETPQRELLKGSGTADVKHAPKIFKEDCLINWDQPAVKIYNHIRGLSPYPAAYTLLNDKTLKIYKSSLLAEKPGIVPGQHESDGKSFLRFACRDGFIDIKELQLEGKKKMTAEEFLRGYRLQD
- a CDS encoding ABC transporter permease, with amino-acid sequence MNLSAFIAKRITLKSQRTFSKLSVRIAIAGIMLSLAVMILSVAVMRGFKSEIREKARGFSGDIIVMKYDLNASYENSPFSVGADTIAKLARLPGITYAQPYALKPGIINANNEIEGVVLKGVDKNYHWDYFKRIMVAGKVIDFTDSLKARTQVIISKYIADRLHLKTGDDFLMYFVQEPLRKRKFVISGIYDLGVEEVDKTYVLGDLSLIRRLNNWKDNEVGGYELRVDDFSKLDETATNVYYELPVKLKSWSVKEYYPAIFQWLSLLDVNTQVILVLMLAVAIINMVSALLIIILERTSMIGILKALGSTNWMIQKIFLTNAFYLIGFGMVLGNVLGIGLGLFQTHTHFFQLDQASYYVSFVPVELNITDILLLNAGTLVICLIILIIPSTMVTKIAPVKAIGFK
- a CDS encoding glycoside hydrolase family 3 C-terminal domain-containing protein encodes the protein MKRMYARVCTICSILVVTLTLSFKQAEAQNELPVYLDDAKPIEARVEDALSKMTLKEKIAIIHAQSKFSSPGVPRLGIPENWTTDGPHGIRPEVLWDEWSQAGWTNDSCTAFPALTCLAATWSKDMAALYGTSIGAEARYRNKNILLGPGVNIYRTPLNGRNFEYMGEDPFLAAKMVVPYVKGVQQNGVAACVKHYALNNQETNRHGYNVNVDDRTLYEIYLPAFKAAVQEGDAWAIMGSYNLYKGQHCCTNQYLLNDILKKEWGFKGVVVSDWGGVHDTRQAITNGLDLEFGSWTNGLSQGKSSAYDNYYMADPYLKLIQSGQVGTKELDDKVRRVLRLSFLTTMNKNRPHGSFATEEHALAARRIASEGIVLLKNKGNLLPINFSKVKKIAVIGENAIKMMTVGGGSSSLKARYEISPLEGLKNRIGSHAEVTYARGYVGDTTGNYNGVATGQNLADKRPASEILAEAIAAAKNADLVLFFGGLNKSDHQDSEGNDRKQLELPYNQDGVISELAKANKNLVVINISGNAVAMPWVDKVPAILQGWFLGSETGNAIASVLTGDVNPSGKLPFTFPVKLTDNGAHNAGEFPGNKEITYKEGIFVGYRWAEAKKIKPLFAFGHGLSYTTFQYGKVKADKSVISPSDKITFTVDVKNTGSRAGEEIVQLYINDVKASVARPVKELKGFEKVSLKPGEQKTVSFTIDKSALSFFDAAKHEWVAEPGDFEAIIGASSSDIRTKTAFRLN
- a CDS encoding DUF6377 domain-containing protein, translating into MKTVRFLLILLLFSGKITFAEDTQAVITELNAAIRNKETYSQKKEKRIARLKEVLSGNRSPLGQYNINKRLCGEYQKYKITIAISYADRCLQIARSLKRDDLITASLLQLSNLYSSTGKFLESQNILKSVKRESLSKPLWIRYYESQILFLEHYTTNTYNKAYVAQISKYRDSLLNELNPSSVKFKLNRAQKYIYDGKLKEAQSHLLKLLGEAKRNYADYAMGTYLLATVYHSQGRMDQAIHYYALSAITDIKNAIKDHASLQNLAIVFYYDGEIDRAYTYTRSAIDDAIFCDVKFRTLRMSELYSIINTAYLEKEAKQKNQLQLYLLLISILSVILTAAIIYVYLQMKKVSRIKEELHITGQQLAGLNQQLSKTNFHLSEVNAQLFESNHVKEVYIAQFFDLCSTYINKLEDYRKNLNKVATEKRIDALFKMLRSNAVVENEIEELYKVFDNIFLNLYPQFIHEFNELLLPNEQVTLKHGELLNTELRVFALVRLGITDSVKIAAFLRYSLSTIYNYRTKARNKARVAREDFEKLVMTIGGTLPPANSGTTTTTFFEENQSNKQL